The following nucleotide sequence is from Populus nigra chromosome 15, ddPopNigr1.1, whole genome shotgun sequence.
GTGCATTAGGAGCTTCATTTTAACCTATGCAAAACAAATTTGTCATGACAGGGATTtgagtttcaacaatttaacaGGTCAAATTCCAGACTCATTTCAAGATTTAGCTTCATTACAATATCTGTAAGTTTTATACTCTACCACTTCGGTGTCCGTTTTATTATGATGCGATCAGTGAAGCTGATTCTTGTTCATCAGAACCATTCCACTTTCATACCTATGATTAATCATGTTCAGGTCATAAGATTGGAAAAAATGGAACCTCTTTTATCTGATAAGTGTATTTTGGCCAGCTGAAAAATGTGTTTGTTTCAGTTAGTCTATTTGGTTTTACTTGAAGAAATGTTGGCTATATATGTCAGGTATCTTGGAAGTAACAACTTGAATGGGCAACTCCCTGCAAATATCATAGGTCCAAATCTAATTGCAATGTGAGTGCCACCCTGAATTTATATACAAGGAAATTAAAACACTTATATCATAATAACACAATTAAATCATTAGTTAATGCCATGATAAGTTCATCCTCTCTTTCATCCTTCGTCTGCTACAATCCGAAAACTTGCAGCAGATGAGACTGAGGAAAGGAAAGGCTCAACGAATGTCAATTAATTGGAGCATTAATCGTTTTTGTACTGTGGATACTGAtaaattggatcatgcttctagCTAAGACTAAGTTTTTAGTGGACACTTCATGGCAGAGATGTCTCATTCAATCCCCTTTCTGGAAATTTGCCACAAAACTCTATGAGGGTTGGATTATCAATGTAAGTTAAACTTTGTTTCCTTCTCATTCAATCATTTCTGGAAGTGATCTTTACAAGTTTTTGTCAAGTGGTCATGCTGTAGTTAAGCAAgatgcaacatttttttttctttttcaggaaTGCTGTTGGAACTTCCATTAATGCAAACAATTTACAGGGGTAAGCTTTTCTGGAGATTACTATGTCATTGAAAATCTTTTGCTCTATATAAAACAGTACCTTAAGGTTTCACTTTCAGAATCGCATCATAGGTCACATCAGATtctgattaaaaatatttacaataggAAAACATCTATCGCCACAGTTTTGATTTAAACCCTCATAAATTCTCTAATCACAGTTTTGGTTGAGAAACCCTCATGAATTTTCTCTAATCAAGTGAACAAAAATGTACACAGAAAAGCTTCCGGGATGTTGCAGTGCCTCAAAGCTGATTTGAACTGCAGCAACAAAGTTCCATCAAGTATAGCTTTCGAATTTCGGCATGCTTAAAACTGCTCTGTACATCATAGATTTTTGAGGATTGTTTATGACACAAGTTCATCTTTCAAACCTACTAGCATTCTATTTCCATTGCAGAAACATTTTCTGTCAAATGTGGAGGTACGGACAAGACATCTGCATCTGGGATAGAATATGAGGGTGATTTTGAATCAATGGGAGCTGCTTCACTGTACACAAGCTCAGACAATCTGTGGGCAGTGAGCAATACTGGGAATTTCATTTCGAACCCAAACGGACCACAATATTTAACACAAACAGGTTCTCAAATCACTGGAACTTTGGACTCTGAGCTATATAAGACAGCAAGGATTTCACCGAGCTCGCTGAGGTACTATGGCCTTGGTCTAAAGAATGGAAGATACAGTGTTGAGCTTCACTTTGCAGAGATATTAATGGATGACTCTCATTCTTGGAAAGGCCTCGGAAGGCGCTTATTCGACATTTACATACAGGTATGCTGAAAAAGTCCCATTTACACGTAGAAATATCGATAAACGTATACAGGAGAAAGAGACAGAGACAGCTTTCGCTGTAAGACATCTATGTGCATGCTTGATGATCATTAATGTCATGCCTGGCTATAGGGAGAAATAGTTCTTAAGGACTTCAACATTAAAAACGAAGCTGGTGGATCCAAAAAAGCGTTGATTAAAACATTTGAAGCAAATGTGACCAACACAATCATTGACATTCACTTCTTCTGGGCTGGAAAAGGCACTTGCTGCATTCCATATCAAGGAGCATATGGACCTTTAGTATCAGCCATTCATGTTTCTCAAGGTAGATCCATCCTCACATTTTCTTTCTCAAGCATGCAAATGTCCATTTGCAAACTTCCTTTTGCATTTCTAACTTGCTCTACCGTGCTTAATTTCTGTAGTATCTAATGGTGCTGGCTCTTCCAAGAGGGACAAGAAACGTGTAGGAAAGCTTGTTGGGATATCAATGGCATGTGTAGCTGGGCTTGTGATCATCTCTTCTGTATTTTATCTATGGTGGATAAAAGAGGATTCATCTCAGCACATGAGAATTTACACTGGTCACCCAGGTAATGATTAATGACAGAAACTTAATGACCCCACAAGGGTTGCTGCAAAAATGCTATGTGGCTAATTACCTTTCCGGTAAACGTTCCTCTGtaaaataattgtaaaatagCCGACTGTTTTCCAACAAGAAAGAATTTATCTCTAAATGCAAAAACCAGCAATAGGAATTAGGTTCCCCATTCGATGTCAATGGGAAACAGGGAATCAGTCATcgtgtgattgtttttttttcttttctttttgcacCACATGTTTAGAACTGTTGATGGGCCCAGAAAGAATGGTGATTCAAGGGAAAGAACCCTAAATGGGGTTTTATTGCTCTGAAAGTGAAAGCACTATTACATGCTTGTCGGTCGAGAAATCTGAAGATTGTTGTCAAAAAAGATTATCAATCATTTCATGTTTGAAATTATGCAAATTCGACATGAACAGTAACTAAAGATTTGCCAACTTCTGAGTGCTCTAACCCCTCCATTACAGGGAACCCTCCAAaagttataaaagaaaaggaggcatCTAGTGGATGCTTCTCTGTGCTCTAGACTTGTTTAATCATCTTCAACAAGAAGGAATGAATTATTAATTGTCAATCAAACAAGAACACATTTGgggaaaaacacattttttaggCATCCAATGTTAAAAGAGAACCAAATTGATCAGCTCCACCATCCCAAGGAAACCCAGCCCTACTTTAATCCATACCTTTTGCTAGTTCCCTTTCATCTTCTACTTTGAAAGGGCTTGTTTGGATGTAGTCATGAGATTCACAACAAATCAAATCGACTAGTTGACATGATTGAAAAGAAGTATAATGCTTCAAACACTTCCTCATCGAAAAGGGTTCCTTGATGTTATGGCATCTTTCACCTTCGTTGCTTTTGTTGGATCATATGAGTAATCTGCGTTGAAATCTCATATAGAGACAGACACATCAAAAGCgttttgtattgtttatatCGAAAGTCTCCGTAGATGTTActgttaatgttattttatgaGCAGCCCTTTCTGGTTTGGTTTTCAGTGGAGGTTTGTGGTTGtagtttaatctgtttttttttattaaaatatattattttttttattttaatatattaatattaaaaataaattttaaaaaataaaaaaatattattttaatattatataaaaagtatagtgttctgaaaaaaatcataaaataaaaggctCTTGCTTACAATCTTcctatcataattttaaaattcggCTTGGTCCGGTGGGTCAACTGGGGATCCGGCCAACCTGAGGCTAGAACCAGgctggatttaaaaaaaaacagagaaagaaaaaacttaggATGACTCGGCTAACCCA
It contains:
- the LOC133674574 gene encoding probable LRR receptor-like serine/threonine-protein kinase At1g56130, which gives rise to MGVLSFCFFVFWVSRVVFAQQTTDPPEVDALNRLIDYWNLRDKLNITNDPCIQNAAWANKQANPRVACDCSNNTCHITHLKIHALDISGELPSELFVLKELMNLDFGKNVLNGAIPAEIERLSNMQYLNLGINNFTGAVPQELGNLTKLITLDFGSNNFIGPLPRSLGKLTSLQELYINSSGVSGRIPQEFANLKSLQTLWASDNLFTGKLPDFFGALTKLRNLRLQGTLLEGPIPSTFRALKKLGDLRIGDLNGEDSSLEFLLDQKKLTILILRNCLLSGQIPDQLGNFSQLQELDLSFNNLTGQIPDSFQDLASLQYLYLGSNNLNGQLPANIIGPNLIAIDVSFNPLSGNLPQNSMRVGLSMNAVGTSINANNLQGKASGMLQCLKADLNCSNKVPSKTFSVKCGGTDKTSASGIEYEGDFESMGAASLYTSSDNLWAVSNTGNFISNPNGPQYLTQTGSQITGTLDSELYKTARISPSSLRYYGLGLKNGRYSVELHFAEILMDDSHSWKGLGRRLFDIYIQGEIVLKDFNIKNEAGGSKKALIKTFEANVTNTIIDIHFFWAGKGTCCIPYQGAYGPLVSAIHVSQVSNGAGSSKRDKKRVGKLVGISMACVAGLVIISSVFYLWWIKEDSSQHMRIYTGHPGND